The following coding sequences are from one Natronincola ferrireducens window:
- a CDS encoding 2-oxoacid:acceptor oxidoreductase family protein, protein MTTEKIIMAGFGGQGVMSMGQLLTYSGMLEDKHVSWLPSYGPEMRGGTANCSVIVSDSLIGSPIITQDATAVIVMNLPSLIKFEKNLKSGGKLLINSSLIERKPDREDLEIYYIPANEIANEIGNARVANMVMLGAYLELTKIVDVNSVVEAFKKVYGSDKEHLIPLNQEALERGAAAVRG, encoded by the coding sequence ATGACAACTGAAAAGATTATTATGGCAGGATTTGGTGGTCAAGGGGTTATGTCTATGGGACAGCTTTTGACTTATTCAGGAATGCTTGAAGATAAGCACGTTTCTTGGTTGCCCTCCTATGGTCCAGAAATGCGTGGGGGTACAGCTAACTGTTCTGTAATTGTGTCCGATAGCTTAATAGGCTCACCTATTATTACCCAAGACGCTACAGCTGTGATTGTTATGAATCTACCATCATTAATTAAATTTGAAAAGAACTTAAAAAGTGGTGGTAAATTATTAATCAACAGTTCATTAATTGAGAGAAAGCCCGACAGAGAAGACCTAGAAATCTATTATATTCCAGCTAATGAGATTGCCAATGAAATAGGCAATGCAAGGGTGGCAAATATGGTAATGCTAGGGGCTTATTTAGAGTTAACCAAGATTGTAGATGTAAACTCAGTAGTAGAGGCATTTAAAAAAGTATATGGATCAGATAAAGAACACCTTATTCCATTAAACCAAGAAGCCCTTGAGCGTGGAGCAGCAGCAGTCAGAGGATAA
- a CDS encoding IS3 family transposase: KVEAAGMTQSMSRVGKCIDNGPMEGFFGTLKCEKYYLNKYNTFKELNEAIDEYIHFYNHKRLQKKLSDLSPMEFRAVAA; encoded by the coding sequence TAAGGTAGAAGCAGCAGGAATGACGCAAAGTATGTCACGTGTAGGAAAGTGTATTGACAATGGGCCAATGGAAGGTTTTTTTGGAACTCTAAAATGTGAAAAGTATTATCTCAATAAATACAATACCTTCAAAGAGCTAAATGAGGCGATAGATGAATACATTCATTTCTATAATCATAAGAGATTACAAAAGAAATTAAGCGACCTTAGCCCGATGGAATTTCGAGCTGTGGCCGCTTAG